In Episyrphus balteatus chromosome 4, idEpiBalt1.1, whole genome shotgun sequence, the sequence ttaattaaaaatatgagttaaaatgaaaaaaaaaaaatgtttttttttttaaacttaaaattgctttaaaaatcaatataaaatattttcacattttacatgcaattaataaataaagtattacaaaaaattattttaaaagctaaaattactaattaaaattaaaatttactaaaaaaaaaatgtgaaaataaagaaaaattaataagactTAACACACcagtaaacaaaataaaaaaatactcaattttacTGTAATGTAAAATAcagtttttttagttataattttaaatttaatttacggaatatttttgttcattcaaaccaaaataatttatttacacgAAAGTCAATTAGTTGTAATAAATTGATCATTATAGTAAATTGAATatgttaattttgataaaatttataaattttcaggTATAATGAAATTCTTGTTAAAGTTGTtttcatttacatatatttaGAAGATAAAACagaaaccaaataaataaagaCATGTGGGAAAAAGGTGtgggtatttatttattaaattgcaaataaaatacaattatgtacaatgtacatcgTATCTATACTTCAAAGAGGTTATGTTTTTCCCTGGCCGAAATAAAGATGTATAATCCTATTATTTGTGTAGCaaatttgtgtatatttttttatattttactgtTTGTCCCCATTTCCAATGAGGAAATAATTTATGTGTTCATTCTGGGAAATATAAACTTAATCCAGACTTTGGCCTTTGCCAAAACGTTACATGTATGTTATTATAGGTATTCATATAAACTTTTTGCAACATTTTCAATTATATCTAGGAATCTTGAACCTTTATGTAATCATAGAATTATATCATCAGGAAATGCCATCCTTAGGGGgtctgatgaaaaaaaaaataaatactaaaagGATAATATTGCAAAACAATAAATGACACGCCCGCTTATAACCAAAACAATATTCAACAACTGTCATACCGTGTGATATAAGGCCAAGTGATATAAGGCCACATTTCGGTGTTTGCCCCCTATGTTACTATGCAGAAAGGGTCAATTTTAAACAGTTGTTGGCGATAGGTTTAGAAAGGTGTGGCaatgccatttttttttgtatttgtgtgtTATATGCATATATTTTGAGGTTTGACAGATATGTTATGTAaggtttgtattaaaaaaaaaatgaagtgcaatatTTATATAcccataaaattttatattcagaGTCAttctaattaaaaacaatatgtatAGTTACCATACTTAAAGACAAGCTTGGAATAGCTGCTACATATTATGTATAAAATTATATTGGAtacaaatttcttatttttaagacaaaagactacaaaattttaagtgaaatccttctttttttaaaaattggaataTGAATATGACAAGTATCAAAAAAGTCCGTGATATGCTTGCGAATATCATcaatgaaaaattcaatttttatagcTCTGGTGTGTcatacattttctttttcgttgATTACAGTGATATTCACTTTTCTGTTACAGAAAAAATACCGCTGATCGACTTCGACTTGAAGTCTAAATCCAATATAAAGCTGAGCATTCCAATTTTGacttcaatatattttttttgaaaatagactATGAATGATAGGAACTGTAATACTGAGaaggtaagaattttttcctttaaaacaggtccaaaatccttaaaaaaagaagttttaactATTGATATGAAAAGATGATTTTTTCAGCACAATGCAGTAAAAAAAGCGAAATCTCATCAAAATAATGTTACGTGTTAAAATTTGACACAGTGGATTTATATTAAGGATagaaataagaataaataatatccatttttaatttttgagcgagataacatttttcaaaagaaatagaagcaatatcttcaaattttgatgaaaatgttGCATTTGATATGATAACCAAGAACCAAAAAattcaaagggtgtttttcgaGATGTATGCAACATTTCTACAACTGTAAATAGAAGATGAACCATTATGGGAAACAGTTGCAATTGAGGAGCCAAATACTAATTAGAATTATCATAAAAGCATAACCATAAGTGTGAATGAAATTCCTTTAAAATACGCTTCTGATACcttcaattccaaaaaaaaaaaaaaattggtaccaaattttaagaaaaattgggAATTTTTACAGATTAGtattttccatcatcgtaatgttttttttttttttctttttttgattataaTCACATCAATTTGCCTACAGCAACcaataccaaaaataaaaaaaaaaatgaaacactaaaaaaaccaaaaattatgaaaattgctTAGTGCTGCAAGTggaaaaaatccatttaaaacagTTACTATGAATTCCAAATTGTTATTTTCATAGCTGAAATTACTCTAACTGTAAAAtgaattcataaaataaatttaaaaaatttctaatgaATTAAATACACAATATGAAATATGTACCGACATTTTTTACCACATTTACAGTACCAAGAACTGTTATTCTGTTCGTTTCGAGAGGAATCATAAAATTCTGTTTGATTTATATTTCCCACAGGATGTTTAAAGgagcaaccaaaaaaaaatctacaataaGGACATTTATTGGCAAATGAATAAACGAATATGTTCCTAGCAAAGTGGAAGTAGCTGAACAAATCTTGTCcacatttttcacattcaattaATAACGCATATGTATCAGGAAACCACTTGACTGTGAGAACACAAGTGGACAGGAATaataaagaagacaaaaaaatgtttaccagGATAAAAAAGGGACGGTAAAGACCGacgatgaacaaaaaaaaaaattgggaaatgttaaaaaaaggaaacaaaaggATAACATACCAATTTGCGGCACATCGTACTGTCGTTGTCCTCTCGCCGTACGTAACATCAACTGGCTGGCTATGCTATGGGTAACGGGTGGTGGAACTCCGATACCGCTATTTATCCCTGAACGCTTACTGTTGGTGGTGCGATGTGATAACTGTTGCTGCTGTTGGTTTGTTTTTTGATGCTTTTGTTCCTCTGAATTGACCAATGATGATGGGGCGCCGCCGCTATTGACTGTGGCTGAGTTAGATGGCGAGGAAGAGTCAGCGGTTTTTGACCCTGATGATAATGGTTGGTTTTCCAGGTTTTGCTTGTGTTGAGTCCTTTTGCGCTGCATTTTCTGTTGTATCCTTACATCTAGGTTACCAGACCGATGATGTGGAACATCGAGCTCATCAGCGACTTCTTGATGATCGAACAGTTCCTGGAGTCCTCTAGGAGATTGAGCTTGGAAGTGCGGTACAGATGATGGCTGATGATGGATTGGTGGGTACTTCCGGTAAATGCCTTCTCCGCGATTGAATATATCCTCCATGATCTCATAACTGCCGTCATCATAGCGATGATAATGGTCTGACTGCGGTTTCTGAAAGTCCTGATAtcctccaccaccaccaccaccatcaccTCCGTCGCGACCGTCATCATCGTCTCCAACAAAGAAAAACGGTTCACGACGTATAGGGAATTCATTGTCCTGCAACATCGTCAACGACGAAGCTGGATAATTGGGAACCTCTGCATCGGTGTCATCGGTCGTCATATGCAAACGACCTGTAACTATAGGGCGCCCCCTTCGTCCTCCACCCATAAAGAGCATTCGCTCTCGTTCGGATTCGGCTGCGGCCGCCATTCTTCGATAGGGATTGCTGACATGATGCTGCAGCGTACCACTGGAGCTAGACATGACGGGTGGAACTAAAACACTTCCGCCACTACTGCTTTCGCCAGTTCGATCATTGCTGAGATGGAGGGATAGTGCACTGCCAATCAAGACACTCAGGCATATAAAGATCTTGATTATCATCTTCATTTAATCACTTGTTTCTATAGGAGTTGATTGGTAGGAGTTTTTGGTTAAAGTTGTGTTAACTCGGTAGAACGGAACGATGAGATCTGTGCAAATGCGAATGGAGTGTCCTTTATTCTTGATAAAGTctttttttgtcaaatcaaTAACTCCTAAAGTGTTTTTCAATGCGAATGGCGAAGGAACTTAACATGTTGAGATATATCTACTCTGTGATTTTAACACGTCTTACATATGCttgccaaatttttttgttttcaatacttttttttatttttttgaaggacTTTTAAGGACGACTATAAAACAACGGGAAATcgaaatgtgaatttttttatttaacacaaaaaaataaaatcaaaattttattaacttaATGGCATCAGAtccaaaaagtaagaaaaataaaGGATTTAACAAGGAAAAGGATCAAAGGACAAACACTCACGATACACGATACAAATCCACCTGTTTTTGTATATTGATTTCGATTACCGGAAATATTATGTACCTGGTAGGTACCTATGTTTTTCAGTTTACTCACAGAAAAAAGG encodes:
- the LOC129917850 gene encoding uncharacterized protein LOC129917850 isoform X1 gives rise to the protein MKMIIKIFICLSVLIGSALSLHLSNDRTGESSSGGSVLVPPVMSSSSGTLQHHVSNPYRRMAAAAESERERMLFMGGGRRGRPIVTGRLHMTTDDTDAEVPNYPASSLTMLQDNEFPIRREPFFFVGDDDDGRDGGDGGGGGGGYQDFQKPQSDHYHRYDDGSYEIMEDIFNRGEGIYRKYPPIHHQPSSVPHFQAQSPRGLQELFDHQEVADELDVPHHRSGNLDVRIQQKMQRKRTQHKQNLENQPLSSGSKTADSSSPSNSATVNSGGAPSSLVNSEEQKHQKTNQQQQQLSHRTTNSKRSGINSGIGVPPPVTHSIASQLMLRTARGQRQYDVPQIECPSAIDGMERFACPTPDLQGRYRCIDDHVLCDGFIDCPEGEDEDRRSCMFYKTTKAHLDVLADALLRWARGR
- the LOC129917850 gene encoding uncharacterized protein LOC129917850 isoform X2; protein product: MKMIIKIFICLSVLIGSALSLHLSNDRTGESSSGGSVLVPPVMSSSSGTLQHHVSNPYRRMAAAAESERERMLFMGGGRRGRPIVTGRLHMTTDDTDAEVPNYPASSLTMLQDNEFPIRREPFFFVGDDDDGRDGGDGGGGGGGYQDFQKPQSDHYHRYDDGSYEIMEDIFNRGEGIYRKYPPIHHQPSSVPHFQAQSPRGLQELFDHQEVADELDVPHHRSGNLDVRIQQKMQRKRTQHKQNLENQPLSSGSKTADSSSPSNSATVNSGGAPSSLVNSEEQKHQKTNQQQQQLSHRTTNSKRSGINSGIGVPPPVTHSIASQLMLRTARGQRQYDVPQIGKWINFYIKPILIHTSTKKVSNLP